The following proteins are encoded in a genomic region of Ornithinibacillus sp. 4-3:
- a CDS encoding LutB/LldF family L-lactate oxidation iron-sulfur protein, with amino-acid sequence MSIRIGNEPYKERIHEGIENDFMRQAVSSAQIRFRTRKADAAEELGDWEQWRSLGEEIRKHTLENLDYYLQQLTDNVAKRGGNVFFAQTAEEANEYIKNVVKSKNGKKVAKSKSMVTEEIGLNKALEEIGTEVIETDLGEWILQLDEDPPSHIVAPALHMDSKQIQKTFTEKRGYTKSAEPEELGLFAREQLRKDFLSADIGITGCNFAVAESGTTTLVTNEGNARLVTTLPDTQITVMGMERIVPSWEELDVLVSLLTRSAVGQKLTSYITSLTGPRLDGEIDGPSDYHLVIVDNGRSDILGTEFQSILHCIRCGACINICPIYRQVGGHAYGSIYPGPIGAVLTPLLDGYEDHGELPYASTLCGACTEACPVKIPLHEHLIRHRQVMVEKGMSDKAEEFMMKGFAKWASTPAAYKLSAKMARTALKPWSSKETIKNGPGPLKEWTNTRDFPAPSKTSFRSWFKNREKDVKR; translated from the coding sequence ATGAGTATCCGAATTGGGAACGAACCTTATAAAGAACGGATTCATGAAGGAATTGAAAATGATTTTATGCGACAAGCTGTTTCTTCTGCACAAATTCGCTTTCGAACGAGAAAAGCTGACGCTGCAGAAGAACTTGGTGATTGGGAGCAATGGCGGTCCTTAGGAGAAGAAATTCGAAAGCACACATTAGAAAATCTCGACTACTACTTACAGCAATTAACAGATAATGTTGCGAAACGTGGTGGAAATGTCTTCTTTGCTCAAACAGCAGAAGAAGCAAATGAATATATTAAGAACGTCGTTAAAAGCAAAAATGGAAAAAAAGTAGCAAAATCAAAATCAATGGTAACAGAAGAAATTGGTTTGAATAAAGCATTAGAAGAGATAGGCACTGAAGTAATTGAAACAGACTTAGGAGAATGGATTTTGCAGCTAGATGAAGATCCGCCTTCACATATTGTTGCACCTGCCCTGCATATGGACAGTAAACAAATCCAAAAAACATTCACTGAAAAACGCGGTTATACGAAGTCAGCTGAACCAGAAGAATTAGGTTTATTTGCACGTGAACAATTGCGTAAGGATTTTCTTTCTGCAGATATTGGTATTACTGGCTGTAACTTCGCAGTTGCCGAATCTGGGACAACAACGCTTGTAACTAATGAAGGGAACGCACGCTTAGTTACCACTTTACCAGATACACAAATTACAGTAATGGGAATGGAACGTATTGTACCAAGCTGGGAAGAGCTTGATGTCTTAGTAAGTCTACTTACTCGCTCTGCTGTAGGGCAAAAGTTGACTAGCTATATTACTTCTCTTACGGGCCCTCGTCTTGATGGAGAAATAGATGGCCCAAGTGATTATCACTTAGTCATTGTAGATAATGGACGCTCCGATATTCTAGGAACGGAATTCCAATCCATTCTTCATTGTATTCGTTGTGGTGCATGTATTAATATTTGTCCAATCTATCGTCAGGTTGGTGGACATGCATATGGATCAATTTATCCAGGGCCAATTGGTGCGGTATTAACCCCATTATTAGATGGATATGAGGATCATGGAGAACTTCCGTATGCTTCTACCCTTTGCGGTGCATGTACAGAAGCATGCCCAGTGAAAATTCCACTTCACGAGCATTTAATTCGTCATCGACAGGTTATGGTGGAAAAAGGCATGTCAGATAAAGCAGAAGAATTTATGATGAAAGGCTTTGCGAAATGGGCATCCACTCCGGCGGCATATAAATTAAGCGCGAAAATGGCACGCACAGCATTAAAGCCTTGGTCCTCGAAGGAAACGATTAAAAATGGACCAGGACCATTAAAAGAATGGACAAACACGAGAGACTTCCCAGCACCAAGTAAAACATCCTTCCGCTCTTGGTTTAAAAATCGAGAAAAGGATGTGAAGCGATAA
- a CDS encoding lactate utilization protein C, whose translation MTIHHREAFLDNIAHKLRRPRRTEGVVKPEWSLQPQKKVLADASTEELINVLEEQCKVIHTDFKRTTKEGLAAVLQETIANYQGKSIILANDPRHEAYDLHSFYDALEMNGTKVHIWDEAIGKKNQVIAERANVGINFSDITLAESGTVGLYNDKNNGRSISLLPQTFIAIIPKESIVPRLTQATKQVHEGLKTGKDVPSCLSLVTGPSNSADIEMKLIVGVHGPIKATYIVVD comes from the coding sequence ATGACTATCCATCATCGAGAAGCATTTTTAGATAATATTGCACATAAATTACGTCGCCCTCGCCGAACAGAAGGTGTAGTTAAACCTGAATGGAGCTTACAGCCACAAAAGAAAGTACTTGCTGATGCTTCCACAGAAGAATTAATTAATGTACTAGAAGAGCAATGTAAGGTCATCCATACAGATTTTAAACGGACCACAAAAGAAGGTCTAGCAGCTGTCTTACAAGAAACGATTGCCAACTATCAAGGAAAGTCAATTATTCTAGCAAATGATCCACGTCATGAAGCATATGATTTACATTCCTTTTATGATGCCTTAGAAATGAATGGTACAAAAGTTCACATTTGGGATGAAGCAATTGGAAAGAAAAACCAAGTTATTGCAGAAAGAGCTAATGTTGGAATTAACTTTAGTGACATTACATTAGCTGAATCTGGAACCGTTGGCTTATACAATGATAAAAATAACGGAAGATCCATTAGCTTATTACCACAAACCTTTATTGCAATCATTCCAAAAGAAAGTATTGTGCCAAGGCTTACTCAAGCAACAAAACAGGTACATGAAGGACTGAAAACAGGAAAAGACGTACCATCCTGCTTAAGTCTTGTAACGGGGCCTAGTAACAGTGCTGATATTGAGATGAAGCTAATAGTAGGTGTGCACGGACCAATTAAAGCTACTTATATTGTAGTGGATTAA